A window of the Sphaerobacter thermophilus DSM 20745 genome harbors these coding sequences:
- a CDS encoding TadE/TadG family type IV pilus assembly protein, with protein sequence MWWQRRRQHRAGQGMVEFAISSLVFFTFIFGIIEMGWLLFTHHQVTSAAREGARYASVHGTMSQGLRDPAEIAAYTIDPDAVKAAILTKTTLSNPDALSVTVDRPDGDLQPKHRVTVVVSYPYRPLVGFILPAPTLTLRASSTMIVHY encoded by the coding sequence ATGTGGTGGCAGAGGAGGCGACAGCACCGCGCCGGGCAGGGGATGGTCGAGTTTGCAATCTCCTCCCTGGTCTTTTTCACCTTCATCTTCGGCATCATCGAGATGGGCTGGCTGCTCTTCACCCACCATCAGGTGACCTCCGCTGCCCGAGAGGGAGCACGCTACGCATCCGTGCACGGCACTATGTCGCAGGGGCTGAGGGACCCGGCCGAGATCGCCGCCTACACGATTGACCCGGACGCAGTCAAGGCGGCCATCCTGACGAAGACCACCCTAAGCAATCCCGATGCACTGTCCGTCACCGTCGACCGGCCGGACGGCGACCTCCAACCCAAGCACCGGGTCACGGTGGTGGTGTCATACCCGTATCGGCCGCTCGTCGGGTTCATCCTTCCCGCCCCCACACTGACGCTCCGCGCCAGCTCCACCATGATCGTGCACTACTGA
- a CDS encoding DUF433 domain-containing protein has translation MQTLIARHIDPETTAFGPEYARLRDSGLAVWRLVASMDPSGDSIADLAEDYEVPEESVLAALYFYWQHRDAIDARISRVHLPPAI, from the coding sequence ATGCAGACGCTGATCGCGCGGCACATCGACCCGGAGACAACGGCCTTCGGTCCGGAGTACGCACGGCTGCGGGACTCGGGTCTGGCCGTCTGGCGGCTGGTCGCCAGTATGGACCCCTCGGGGGACAGCATAGCGGACCTGGCGGAGGACTACGAGGTGCCGGAGGAGTCGGTCCTGGCCGCGCTCTACTTCTACTGGCAGCACCGCGACGCGATCGACGCTCGTATCTCGCGGGTGCACCTCCCGCCCGCGATCTAG
- a CDS encoding MFS transporter, whose amino-acid sequence MRRVSDLGTWYRRNRILVWVCAVIAVNQLGFGSIVPVVPLYAESFGVSHGLIGLTIAVYGLARFLAAVPAGRIADGPGRRWTLALGGAVTVAGNLLCALAPTYALFLAARFIAGAGAAMVLTGGQIILADVTTPETRGRTMAIYQSVFLFAVGVGPLPGGMLAEYGGLDFPFYAYAVVGGAVALLALARVPETKSLRSGAVAGSAARPPFAQQVRLLGTTPAFLLVSLVGFGNAFARTGALFNLVPTLAQTRMGLSETQIGVGLSLVSIVGLVMAYPSGMLVDRFGRKVVIVPATLLSAAALALFSVSSDFAWYLVSSSVWALASGVSGAAPAAYAADVAPAGMNAAAMGAFRMLADAGYVVGPALLGWTADLFGTNASLYGTGFLLAACGLSFARFAPETYARRAAARDVRAGT is encoded by the coding sequence ATGCGCCGCGTCTCGGACCTGGGGACATGGTACCGGCGGAACCGCATCCTGGTCTGGGTCTGTGCGGTCATCGCGGTCAATCAACTCGGCTTCGGCAGTATCGTGCCGGTGGTGCCCCTCTATGCCGAGTCGTTCGGCGTGTCCCACGGACTGATCGGGCTGACGATCGCGGTCTATGGGCTGGCGCGCTTCCTGGCCGCGGTGCCGGCCGGGCGGATCGCGGATGGACCGGGACGACGCTGGACACTGGCGCTCGGCGGCGCCGTCACCGTTGCCGGCAACCTGCTCTGCGCGCTGGCGCCGACCTACGCCTTGTTCCTGGCCGCGCGCTTCATCGCCGGGGCGGGCGCAGCCATGGTCCTCACCGGCGGGCAGATCATCCTGGCCGATGTCACCACCCCGGAGACACGCGGTCGCACCATGGCGATCTACCAGTCGGTGTTCCTCTTCGCCGTCGGAGTCGGTCCACTCCCAGGCGGGATGCTGGCTGAGTACGGCGGGCTCGACTTCCCCTTCTACGCCTACGCCGTGGTCGGCGGAGCCGTGGCGCTGCTGGCCCTGGCGCGCGTGCCGGAGACGAAGTCCCTGCGGTCGGGTGCGGTAGCGGGCAGCGCGGCTCGCCCGCCCTTCGCCCAGCAGGTCCGCCTCCTGGGGACCACGCCTGCCTTCCTGCTGGTGAGCCTTGTGGGTTTCGGCAACGCCTTCGCCCGCACCGGCGCGCTCTTCAACCTGGTTCCCACGCTGGCGCAAACGCGCATGGGCCTGTCGGAGACGCAGATCGGCGTCGGCTTGTCGCTGGTCAGCATCGTCGGACTGGTGATGGCGTACCCGTCGGGCATGCTGGTGGATCGCTTCGGTCGGAAGGTCGTGATCGTCCCGGCGACGCTGCTCAGCGCCGCGGCGCTTGCGCTCTTCTCGGTGTCGTCGGACTTTGCCTGGTATCTGGTGAGCAGCAGCGTCTGGGCACTGGCAAGCGGCGTGAGCGGCGCTGCGCCCGCAGCCTACGCCGCCGACGTGGCCCCAGCGGGGATGAACGCCGCAGCGATGGGCGCGTTCCGCATGCTGGCTGACGCCGGTTATGTGGTCGGGCCGGCACTGCTCGGCTGGACGGCCGACCTGTTCGGCACCAACGCTTCGCTCTACGGCACCGGCTTCCTCCTTGCCGCCTGCGGCCTCAGCTTCGCTCGCTTCGCCCCCGAGACCTACGCCCGCCGCGCCGCAGCGCGCGACGTCCGCGCCGGGACGTAG
- a CDS encoding DNA-3-methyladenine glycosylase I, giving the protein MWPDGRVRCGWAAGDSLLARYHDLEWGVPPGDDDAHFEALTLEIFQAGLSWRTVLYKREGFRRAFARFSIPAVAAFTPDDVDRLLLDTSIVRHRTKIEATVHNARALLALQEEAGSFVAWLAGQPADPDAIHTALRPRLAFFGRTTCVSFLEAIGKIPPVHDPECWRAG; this is encoded by the coding sequence ATGTGGCCGGATGGACGGGTGCGCTGCGGCTGGGCCGCGGGGGACAGCCTGCTGGCGCGCTACCACGACCTGGAGTGGGGCGTCCCGCCGGGAGACGATGACGCGCACTTCGAGGCGCTGACGCTGGAGATCTTCCAGGCCGGGCTCTCCTGGCGTACCGTGCTATACAAGCGGGAAGGGTTCCGCCGCGCGTTCGCTCGCTTCAGCATCCCTGCGGTCGCAGCATTCACTCCGGACGACGTAGACCGCCTGCTCCTGGATACGAGCATCGTGCGGCACCGTACCAAGATCGAGGCGACGGTGCACAACGCCCGCGCGCTCCTGGCGCTGCAGGAGGAGGCGGGGTCCTTCGTCGCCTGGCTCGCCGGCCAGCCGGCCGATCCCGACGCCATCCACACCGCCCTCCGCCCACGTCTCGCCTTCTTCGGCCGGACCACCTGCGTCAGTTTCCTGGAAGCGATTGGGAAGATCCCTCCCGTCCACGACCCGGAGTGCTGGCGCGCCGGGTGA
- a CDS encoding cysteinyl-tRNA synthetase — MPHGPIVLFGSGETSKHGRQVHAHLFERLEIPVRVAIVETPAGFQPNVANVTAKLRAFFRHNLSGFRPEVRIVAARHKGGVYDPDAPDIVAPLEWAAYIFAGPGSPTYAVRHLAGTRTLALMQRRAAEGAILSFASAAAIAAGRYALPVYEIYKAGEDLHWVPGLDLFGHLGLDLTVVPHWNNAEGGRDLDTSHCFMGAERFRYLRRLLPPETTILAIDEHTACVLDPATERVEVLGAGHVRVIRGPREERFASGESFPFTLLRAPE; from the coding sequence ATGCCCCACGGCCCGATCGTCCTCTTCGGCTCCGGCGAGACGTCGAAGCATGGCCGCCAGGTCCACGCGCACCTTTTCGAGCGTCTGGAAATCCCCGTTCGCGTCGCCATCGTCGAGACCCCTGCCGGGTTCCAGCCGAACGTCGCGAATGTCACCGCCAAGCTTCGCGCCTTCTTCCGCCACAACCTGAGCGGGTTCCGGCCTGAGGTGCGCATCGTCGCTGCCCGCCATAAGGGCGGTGTCTACGACCCGGACGCGCCGGATATCGTGGCGCCGCTGGAGTGGGCCGCGTACATCTTCGCCGGACCGGGTAGCCCGACATACGCCGTGCGACACCTCGCGGGCACCCGCACGCTGGCGCTGATGCAGCGCCGCGCGGCCGAGGGGGCGATTCTCTCCTTCGCCAGCGCCGCAGCCATCGCGGCCGGGCGCTACGCGTTGCCGGTGTACGAGATCTACAAAGCAGGTGAGGACCTGCACTGGGTGCCGGGGCTAGACCTCTTCGGCCACCTTGGGTTGGACCTGACCGTAGTGCCGCACTGGAACAACGCTGAAGGCGGCCGTGACCTGGACACAAGCCACTGCTTCATGGGTGCCGAGCGTTTCCGTTACCTGCGCCGCCTGCTGCCCCCGGAGACGACCATCCTGGCGATCGACGAGCACACGGCCTGCGTCCTTGATCCCGCGACCGAGCGGGTCGAGGTGCTCGGCGCGGGCCACGTCCGTGTGATCCGCGGCCCACGTGAGGAGCGCTTCGCCTCCGGCGAGTCGTTTCCCTTTACCCTCCTCCGCGCGCCGGAGTGA
- a CDS encoding TadE/TadG family type IV pilus assembly protein: MRDPRHRCPHHRGQSLVELALILPLLCVMLLGAADFARALSAYITLGNVAREGAHYGSMSPANAQDLAGIRDAALQEADNAIFGVTPTIIAEVGNEVFRDPSNTPFQYIRVEARYEFRPLFAFPPFRSFTMSRVVQMRVLPGY; encoded by the coding sequence ATGCGGGATCCGCGTCACCGTTGCCCTCACCACCGCGGCCAATCCCTGGTCGAACTCGCGCTCATCCTGCCGCTCCTGTGTGTGATGCTGCTCGGCGCGGCGGACTTCGCACGCGCGCTGTCGGCCTACATCACGCTGGGCAACGTCGCCCGTGAGGGCGCGCACTACGGCTCGATGAGCCCGGCCAACGCCCAGGACCTTGCCGGCATCCGGGACGCCGCGCTCCAGGAGGCGGATAACGCCATATTCGGCGTGACCCCGACCATCATCGCGGAGGTGGGAAACGAGGTGTTTCGGGACCCCTCCAACACGCCGTTTCAGTACATCCGCGTCGAGGCGCGCTATGAGTTCCGCCCCCTGTTCGCTTTTCCGCCCTTCCGGAGCTTCACGATGTCCCGCGTCGTGCAGATGCGAGTCCTGCCGGGGTACTGA